The following proteins come from a genomic window of Kitasatospora sp. NBC_01246:
- a CDS encoding helix-turn-helix domain-containing protein yields MSVETDEFASMLRELKDRSGRSYGTLATRLHVSTSTLHRYCNGAAVPNEYAPVERFARVCGAGADELVELHRRWILADAARRREPAREPVRPEPAEPKPTPVVTVAPEAPDAPLPATAQEATLPPVDALHSARSPQGDPADGETRRRRLPYPRILLSAAAVALVAAAIPLLVPSGHGGTPSAAPPSPTAAGAPSTPAAPAPVAGPPSAPASDTTPAATATATSAATPAPFQVTVLTDNWGSPCGQWFLTAKAPRSVPAPPSPKRTDSWAAAQEAVPAGHLRLQVTAQGDSAVPVVLHALYVHVVSTRPAPKWNAYTMGSGCGGSITPAAFSVDLDAAAPRPVAVPAQEGEVKAKTVSDFPYRVSATDPQVLNVEAGTAGQDVSWYLELEWSSGSSRGTQTVKDANDKPFRTMGLKGAPGYFYQDDRTGWTPTSTED; encoded by the coding sequence ATGAGCGTGGAGACCGACGAGTTCGCGTCGATGCTGAGGGAGCTGAAGGACCGTTCGGGTCGCAGCTACGGCACGCTCGCCACCCGGCTGCACGTCAGCACGTCCACGCTGCACCGCTACTGCAACGGCGCCGCCGTCCCCAACGAGTACGCGCCGGTGGAGCGGTTCGCCCGGGTCTGCGGGGCGGGCGCGGACGAGCTCGTCGAACTGCACCGCCGCTGGATCCTGGCGGACGCGGCCCGGCGCCGTGAGCCCGCCCGCGAACCGGTCCGGCCGGAGCCCGCCGAGCCGAAGCCGACCCCTGTGGTCACCGTGGCCCCTGAAGCCCCCGACGCCCCGCTTCCGGCGACCGCCCAGGAGGCGACGCTGCCGCCCGTCGACGCCCTGCACTCCGCGCGCAGCCCCCAGGGCGACCCCGCCGACGGCGAGACCCGGCGCCGCAGGCTCCCGTACCCGCGGATCCTGCTGAGCGCGGCGGCCGTGGCCCTCGTCGCCGCCGCGATCCCGCTCCTCGTCCCGAGCGGGCACGGCGGCACCCCGTCGGCGGCTCCCCCGTCCCCGACCGCCGCCGGCGCCCCCTCCACCCCGGCGGCCCCGGCACCGGTCGCCGGGCCGCCGTCCGCTCCGGCGTCCGACACGACCCCTGCCGCGACCGCCACCGCGACGAGCGCGGCCACACCGGCCCCGTTCCAGGTCACCGTCCTGACCGACAACTGGGGCAGCCCCTGCGGCCAGTGGTTCCTGACCGCCAAGGCGCCGCGCTCGGTGCCCGCGCCCCCGAGCCCCAAGCGGACGGACAGCTGGGCGGCCGCCCAGGAGGCCGTCCCCGCCGGGCACCTGCGGCTGCAGGTGACGGCGCAGGGCGACTCCGCCGTCCCGGTCGTCCTGCACGCCCTCTACGTGCACGTGGTCAGCACCCGCCCGGCCCCGAAGTGGAACGCGTACACGATGGGCTCCGGCTGCGGCGGCAGCATCACCCCGGCGGCCTTCTCGGTCGACCTCGACGCGGCGGCCCCCCGGCCGGTGGCCGTCCCCGCCCAGGAGGGCGAGGTGAAGGCCAAGACCGTCTCGGACTTCCCCTACCGGGTCTCGGCCACCGACCCCCAGGTGCTGAACGTCGAGGCCGGGACCGCCGGGCAGGACGTCAGCTGGTACCTGGAGCTGGAGTGGAGCAGCGGTAGCAGCCGCGGCACCCAGACCGTCAAGGACGCCAACGACAAGCCCTTCCGCACCATGGGCCTGAAGGGCGCGCCGGGCTACTTCTACCAGGACGACCGCACGGGCTGGACCCCCACCTCGACCGAGGACTGA
- a CDS encoding S1 family peptidase yields the protein MTVLLASAALVAVAATPAAAVHGGTDTTTAANPFVVALETAGGEQWCTGALIAPTKVLTAGPCVAEADDPTTLRVIAGRTDLTGHGGQVRRVRSAAVDPRYTSALDHDSAVLTLDRPLNARTVRVATNRDEALYRYGRTATVYGFGRTGDGGPGTHLKKAALTLSPLSGCEPYTGPGDSPRLKVCGSPRPGTADSICKGDSGGPLVVDGVVIGIVSTGNKYCDTQHPVSVFTRATDVPAQILR from the coding sequence TTGACCGTCCTGCTGGCCTCCGCCGCCCTGGTGGCCGTCGCCGCCACCCCGGCCGCCGCCGTCCACGGGGGCACCGACACCACCACCGCCGCCAACCCGTTCGTCGTGGCCCTGGAGACGGCCGGCGGCGAGCAGTGGTGCACGGGTGCCCTGATCGCCCCCACCAAGGTGCTCACCGCCGGCCCCTGCGTGGCCGAGGCAGACGACCCGACCACGCTGCGGGTGATCGCCGGCCGGACCGACCTGACCGGCCACGGCGGGCAGGTGCGGCGGGTGCGGAGCGCCGCGGTCGACCCCCGGTACACCTCCGCCCTGGACCACGACTCGGCCGTCCTCACCCTGGACCGGCCGCTGAACGCGCGGACCGTCCGGGTCGCGACGAACCGGGACGAGGCGCTGTACCGGTACGGCCGCACGGCGACCGTCTACGGCTTCGGCCGGACGGGCGACGGCGGCCCGGGGACCCACCTGAAGAAGGCCGCGCTCACGCTCTCGCCGCTGTCCGGCTGCGAGCCCTACACCGGTCCGGGCGACTCCCCGCGGCTGAAGGTCTGCGGCAGCCCCCGGCCCGGGACGGCCGACAGCATCTGCAAGGGCGACTCCGGCGGGCCGCTCGTGGTCGACGGCGTGGTGATCGGCATCGTCTCGACGGGCAACAAGTACTGCGACACCCAGCACCCCGTCTCGGTCTTCACCCGCGCCACCGACGTACCGGCGCAGATCCTCCGCTAG
- a CDS encoding DUF3291 domain-containing protein yields the protein MPTIPWITPHPATPGTQAVVMASRFEVRSLGDVPRFLLKSYAVWRQIQSAPGALGASLIARPTKRTFYTLSAWESQEALQDFARAEPHRSIMTGLRSTMRESVFTYWQAPVEQLPVGWPEAHRRLAEQQATRPAG from the coding sequence ATGCCCACGATTCCCTGGATCACCCCGCACCCGGCCACTCCCGGCACGCAGGCCGTCGTGATGGCCTCCCGGTTCGAGGTCCGCTCGCTCGGCGACGTCCCGCGCTTCCTCCTGAAGTCGTACGCCGTCTGGCGCCAGATCCAGTCCGCGCCCGGCGCCCTCGGCGCCTCGCTGATCGCCCGCCCGACCAAACGGACCTTCTACACGCTGTCGGCCTGGGAGAGCCAGGAGGCGCTCCAGGACTTCGCCCGCGCCGAGCCGCACCGCTCGATCATGACCGGCCTGCGCTCGACCATGCGGGAGTCCGTGTTCACCTACTGGCAGGCCCCGGTCGAGCAGCTCCCCGTCGGCTGGCCCGAGGCCCACCGCCGGCTGGCCGAGCAGCAGGCCACCCGACCGGCCGGCTGA
- a CDS encoding MerR family transcriptional regulator, whose translation MRISELSRRSEVPIATIKYYLREGLLPPGRSTSATQAEYDETHLRRLRLVRALIGVRGLSVSATKEVLGAIAAHGGEQHQVLGLAVGARPADEDAARPAAAPGAAEVDALIAELGWEVSPYAPARAVLGETLETLRSLGEPVDRHTLLPYAELAARTAVLDLDQLRTSDDPLEQAERALLLTVLLEPALLALRRLAQENESARRNA comes from the coding sequence GTGCGCATCTCGGAGTTGAGCCGTCGTAGCGAGGTCCCGATCGCGACGATCAAGTACTACCTGCGCGAGGGACTGCTGCCGCCCGGCCGCTCCACCTCCGCGACCCAGGCCGAGTACGACGAGACCCATCTGCGCAGGCTGCGGCTGGTCCGGGCGCTGATCGGGGTGCGGGGGCTCAGTGTGAGCGCCACCAAGGAGGTGCTGGGCGCGATCGCCGCGCACGGCGGCGAGCAGCACCAGGTGCTCGGCCTGGCGGTCGGCGCCCGGCCGGCCGACGAGGACGCGGCCCGGCCGGCCGCCGCCCCGGGCGCGGCGGAGGTCGACGCGCTGATCGCGGAGCTGGGCTGGGAGGTCTCGCCGTACGCGCCGGCCCGGGCAGTGCTGGGGGAGACCCTGGAGACCCTCCGCTCGCTCGGCGAACCCGTCGACCGGCACACCCTGCTCCCCTACGCGGAACTCGCCGCGCGCACCGCCGTCCTCGACCTCGACCAGCTCCGGACCAGCGACGACCCCCTCGAACAGGCCGAACGCGCCCTGCTCCTGACCGTCCTGCTGGAGCCCGCCCTGCTCGCCCTGCGCCGGCTGGCCCAGGAGAACGAGTCCGCCCGCCGAAACGCCTGA
- a CDS encoding MFS transporter has protein sequence MSRTHRGERGDPMTIAATRPDAAPVPPGGAPNGTAGGRPSRALTAVYVAGAVTALGTQMTMLALPWLVLESTGSATRAGLVFAAQVLPMALLGFAGGEVIQRLGARRTMVVSDLARAPVVALIPLLQTLGALNLAVIVAIVTALGALAVPYHAAQRVLAMELLSPHARSLARANSALAGVQNGSAFAGPALAGALIPLVGTTSVVWLDAASFAFSGLLLLRRVPAGGGGDGGSAAGPQGLWAGVRHLCGDWFLSRAMLSTVVFGLMLRTLMITMPVLAFARFEGDARVGGLLVAAHGAGGLVGSVAAYVLAARVAPVRLACTALVCVALPLWTLLVPVSAGMLVVAVGLSAAAAPLANAPLMGLLSARLPDGFGPKVLQAVVTISALAGPLGFLAAGAVLDRAGVAATLWGVAALATFGSGNLILALRRLQATGAPD, from the coding sequence ATGTCCCGGACCCACCGAGGAGAAAGGGGCGACCCGATGACGATCGCGGCGACCCGGCCCGACGCAGCCCCCGTCCCACCCGGCGGAGCCCCGAACGGTACAGCGGGTGGCAGGCCGAGCCGTGCGCTGACGGCGGTCTATGTCGCGGGCGCGGTGACGGCCTTGGGTACCCAGATGACCATGCTCGCGCTGCCCTGGCTGGTGCTGGAGAGCACCGGCTCGGCCACCCGGGCGGGCCTGGTCTTCGCGGCCCAGGTGCTGCCCATGGCGCTGCTCGGCTTCGCGGGCGGAGAGGTCATCCAGCGCCTGGGCGCCCGCCGGACCATGGTCGTCTCCGACCTCGCCCGCGCTCCGGTGGTGGCGCTGATCCCGCTGCTGCAGACCCTGGGCGCGCTCAATCTGGCCGTCATCGTGGCGATCGTCACGGCGCTCGGGGCGCTGGCCGTTCCGTACCACGCGGCACAGCGGGTGCTGGCGATGGAACTGCTGAGCCCGCACGCCCGCTCTCTGGCCCGCGCGAACAGCGCGCTGGCAGGTGTGCAGAACGGCTCGGCGTTCGCCGGACCGGCGCTCGCGGGCGCGCTGATCCCGCTGGTGGGGACCACATCGGTGGTGTGGCTGGACGCGGCCTCGTTCGCCTTCTCCGGGTTGCTGCTGCTGCGCCGCGTCCCGGCAGGGGGTGGCGGGGACGGAGGGTCCGCAGCCGGGCCCCAAGGCCTGTGGGCGGGGGTACGGCACCTGTGCGGCGACTGGTTCCTGAGCCGGGCGATGCTGTCCACCGTGGTGTTCGGGCTGATGCTGCGAACCCTGATGATCACCATGCCGGTGCTGGCGTTCGCCCGGTTCGAGGGGGACGCCAGGGTCGGCGGCCTGCTGGTCGCCGCCCATGGCGCCGGTGGCCTGGTGGGCTCGGTGGCCGCCTATGTGCTGGCGGCACGGGTCGCCCCCGTACGACTCGCCTGTACGGCCCTGGTCTGCGTCGCACTGCCCCTGTGGACGCTCCTGGTGCCCGTGTCGGCCGGCATGCTCGTCGTCGCCGTCGGCCTGTCAGCGGCCGCCGCGCCCCTGGCGAACGCGCCGCTGATGGGACTGCTCTCCGCCCGGCTGCCGGACGGCTTCGGGCCCAAGGTGTTGCAGGCCGTGGTCACGATCAGCGCCCTGGCCGGGCCGCTGGGCTTCCTGGCCGCGGGCGCCGTGCTGGACCGGGCCGGTGTCGCGGCGACCCTGTGGGGCGTCGCCGCGCTCGCGACGTTCGGCAGCGGCAATCTGATCCTGGCCCTGCGCCGCCTCCAGGCCACCGGGGCCCCGGACTGA
- a CDS encoding alpha/beta hydrolase family protein, translated as MSGGIGTAVHVPSFAARDGRRAVETRYVDGLPQIVAWDLTTDQRRQATTAPLGVETAAIEPDGHGLWWFDAAPGGQGRWLRGPFEGGHPRPALDGVPAGRMHGLAFDPRGGLAAVGVGVADRSRHYLGRPGERARLVAEEPGYAAVVGLAPGGGLLATAGGQAGPAAVRLWSPASGVLVDAIPGAAGDGDGGAVWALGFRPDLTTARPELLLVLERAGRYTLAFWRQGEGIRTHGPGSALDFDTEITACWYGPGRTALVQQDRAGRSRLLRADLDRGTTTVLPTPEGTIIDFSCAPDRTVHCLWSRDGEPPRPLICHPESPESPESPESAEHPEPPERPDRSGPSDRSDRSDRSGRSTTASRCTAPGGPTGSRRRELWTRRPYGQIHSFVATPPGRRAGSRPWPTVFLVHGGPHTHDRDAYDARTEALVRAGFAVVRTNYRGSTGYGPRWRDDFGHRVGLAQLEDLAAVRGHLIDAGVSEPGRTGLCGYSWGGYLTLLAMGVQPRLWDVGLAVAPVADYTAAYRATTPALREVDDRLFGGTPEQVPHRYRAACPMTYVGRVRGPLFLAASADDEKCPPEQIERYLAALRRRDVPHRVRWLGGGHDVGRDPAGHAAAWAAMVRYADDTLRASPRTADRRDIGRTGSHHPVHHTEERSTP; from the coding sequence ATGAGCGGCGGTATCGGAACGGCGGTGCACGTCCCGTCCTTCGCCGCCCGCGACGGACGGCGAGCGGTCGAGACCCGGTATGTGGACGGTCTCCCGCAGATCGTGGCCTGGGACCTGACGACGGACCAGCGCCGCCAGGCGACCACGGCACCGCTGGGTGTGGAGACCGCCGCCATCGAGCCGGACGGCCACGGCCTGTGGTGGTTCGACGCCGCTCCCGGCGGTCAAGGCCGCTGGCTGCGCGGGCCGTTCGAGGGTGGGCACCCGCGCCCGGCGCTCGACGGCGTACCCGCCGGGCGGATGCACGGCCTGGCCTTCGACCCCCGCGGCGGCCTCGCCGCCGTCGGCGTCGGGGTCGCGGACCGCTCGCGGCACTACCTCGGCCGACCGGGCGAGCGCGCCCGCCTGGTGGCCGAGGAGCCCGGCTATGCGGCAGTGGTGGGCCTGGCCCCCGGCGGCGGACTGCTGGCCACCGCGGGGGGCCAGGCCGGACCGGCCGCGGTCCGGCTGTGGTCACCGGCCTCCGGCGTTCTCGTGGACGCCATCCCCGGCGCAGCGGGGGACGGCGACGGCGGCGCGGTGTGGGCGCTGGGCTTCCGCCCGGACCTCACCACCGCACGACCGGAACTGCTGCTCGTCCTCGAACGCGCGGGCCGCTACACCCTGGCCTTCTGGCGGCAGGGCGAGGGGATCCGTACGCACGGTCCCGGCTCCGCCCTCGACTTCGATACGGAGATCACCGCCTGCTGGTACGGGCCCGGCCGCACGGCACTGGTCCAGCAGGACCGGGCGGGACGCAGCCGCCTGCTCCGCGCCGACCTCGACCGCGGTACGACGACGGTGCTTCCCACGCCCGAGGGCACGATCATCGACTTCTCCTGCGCACCCGACCGCACGGTCCACTGCCTGTGGAGCCGCGACGGCGAACCGCCCCGGCCACTGATCTGCCACCCGGAAAGCCCGGAGAGCCCGGAGAGCCCGGAGAGCGCGGAGCACCCGGAACCCCCGGAACGTCCCGACCGCTCCGGTCCTTCCGACCGCTCCGACCGCTCCGACCGCTCCGGCCGCTCCACGACGGCGTCACGCTGCACGGCGCCCGGCGGACCGACCGGATCCAGGCGCCGCGAGCTGTGGACACGCCGGCCGTACGGGCAGATCCACAGCTTCGTGGCCACCCCGCCCGGCCGCAGGGCGGGCAGCCGCCCCTGGCCGACGGTCTTCCTCGTCCACGGCGGGCCCCACACCCACGACCGGGACGCCTATGACGCCCGGACCGAGGCCCTGGTCCGGGCCGGATTCGCCGTGGTGCGCACCAACTACCGCGGCTCGACGGGCTACGGCCCCCGCTGGCGGGACGACTTCGGCCACCGGGTCGGCCTCGCCCAGCTCGAAGACCTCGCCGCGGTGCGCGGCCACCTCATCGACGCGGGAGTCTCGGAGCCGGGCCGTACCGGCCTGTGCGGCTACTCCTGGGGCGGTTATCTGACGCTGCTGGCGATGGGCGTCCAGCCCCGGCTGTGGGACGTCGGGCTGGCCGTCGCCCCGGTGGCCGACTACACGGCGGCGTACCGGGCGACGACGCCGGCGCTGCGGGAGGTCGACGACCGCCTCTTCGGAGGCACCCCCGAGCAGGTGCCGCACCGCTATCGCGCGGCCTGCCCGATGACCTATGTGGGCCGCGTACGCGGCCCGCTCTTCCTCGCCGCCTCGGCGGACGACGAGAAGTGCCCTCCGGAACAGATCGAGCGCTATCTCGCCGCGCTGCGGCGCCGCGACGTCCCGCATCGCGTCCGGTGGCTCGGCGGCGGACACGACGTGGGCCGTGACCCAGCCGGACACGCCGCCGCCTGGGCCGCCATGGTGCGCTACGCCGACGACACGCTGCGCGCCTCCCCCAGAACCGCCGACCGCCGCGACATCGGGCGGACCGGCTCGCACCACCCCGTCCACCACACCGAAGAAAGGTCAACCCCATGA
- a CDS encoding cytochrome P450 family protein, with the protein MTTATAATAAPRTNGPRPEKHRPDKPETTEPRQNPPTFLSDPYPTLARMRQSAPVSVLHSDGGLRLWIIPRYDDVRAALFDPRFAQDVRRAQALADSRVEGVNLGTEITHMLSSDPPDHTRLRRVVQAAFSRKRVEAMRPMVERITLELLDGLDAAATRHTTRTTTATVDLVRDFAFPLPILVVCELLGFPPEDRDLYRKWSTAIVTQEGDHTAFQQAVQEMGSYVLAIADRRIRRNDRPADLLTELLEARERGELTDDEIVGMVALLLIGGHETTVNLLGTSCLALLRDPGQAAWLRADLTRMPRAVEEFLRYDSPICMATTRFTTEPVDVGGVEIPQDEFVLLSLGAANRDPARFQDPDRLILDRRDAGHLAFGGGIHRCLGALLGKLETEIALTALLTRFPGTTLACQERDLRWRNTMMLRGLEALPLTLRR; encoded by the coding sequence ATGACCACAGCTACGGCAGCGACGGCAGCACCCCGGACGAACGGTCCCCGGCCGGAGAAGCACCGGCCGGACAAGCCCGAGACGACGGAACCGCGCCAGAACCCGCCGACGTTCCTCAGCGACCCGTACCCGACCCTGGCCAGGATGCGGCAATCGGCCCCGGTCTCCGTGCTGCACAGCGACGGCGGCCTGCGACTGTGGATCATCCCGCGCTACGACGATGTCCGGGCCGCGCTCTTCGACCCCCGCTTCGCGCAGGACGTGCGGCGTGCCCAGGCCCTGGCCGACAGCCGGGTCGAGGGCGTCAACCTGGGCACCGAGATCACCCATATGCTCAGCAGCGATCCTCCCGACCACACCCGCCTCCGCCGCGTGGTCCAGGCGGCGTTCAGCCGCAAGCGCGTCGAGGCGATGCGACCGATGGTCGAGCGCATCACCCTCGAACTCCTCGACGGGCTGGACGCGGCAGCCACGCGCCACACGACCCGCACCACCACCGCCACGGTGGACCTGGTACGTGACTTCGCCTTCCCGCTGCCCATCCTCGTCGTCTGCGAACTGCTCGGCTTCCCGCCCGAGGACCGCGACCTCTACCGGAAGTGGTCGACCGCCATCGTCACCCAGGAGGGCGACCACACGGCGTTCCAACAAGCCGTCCAGGAGATGGGCTCGTACGTCCTGGCCATCGCCGACCGGCGTATCCGCCGCAATGACCGTCCCGCCGATCTGCTCACCGAGCTGCTGGAAGCCCGCGAGCGCGGAGAGCTGACGGACGACGAAATCGTGGGCATGGTCGCCCTGCTGCTGATCGGCGGCCATGAGACCACCGTGAACCTGCTGGGCACCTCCTGCCTCGCGCTGCTGCGCGATCCCGGCCAGGCCGCCTGGCTGCGCGCCGATCTCACCCGGATGCCCAGGGCCGTCGAGGAGTTCCTGCGCTACGACTCCCCCATCTGCATGGCCACCACCCGCTTCACCACCGAGCCGGTGGACGTCGGCGGGGTGGAGATCCCGCAGGACGAGTTCGTGCTGCTGTCCCTCGGCGCGGCCAACCGCGACCCGGCGCGCTTCCAGGACCCCGACCGCCTCATCCTCGACCGCCGGGACGCCGGCCATCTCGCCTTCGGCGGTGGCATCCACCGCTGCCTCGGGGCCCTGCTCGGCAAGCTGGAGACCGAGATCGCGCTCACCGCGCTCCTCACCCGCTTCCCCGGAACGACCCTGGCCTGCCAGGAGCGCGACCTGCGCTGGCGCAACACGATGATGCTGCGCGGCTTGGAGGCGCTGCCCCTCACCCTGCGCCGCTGA
- a CDS encoding L-serine ammonia-lyase, protein MAISVFDLFSIGIGPSSSHTVGPMRAARMFARRLKSEDLLTGVASVRAELFGSLGATGHGHGTPKAVLLGLEGNSPRTVDVDQADRDVERITAEKRLDLLGAHPIDFDPGTQLILHRRRSLPYHANGMTLWAFDADGGLLLEKTYYSVGGGFVVDEDALGADRVKPDDTVLKYPFRTGDELLRLSRETGLSISGLMLENEKAWRSEEEIRAGLLEIWRVMQECVRAGMSREGILPGGLKVRRRAASGARALRAEGIGPANAMEWVTLYAMAVNEENASGRRVVTAPTNGAAGIIPAVLHYYLNFIPGADEDGIVRFLLAAGAIGMLFKENASISGAEVGCQGEVGSACSMAAGGLAEVLGGSPEQVENAAEIGIEHNLGLTCDPVGGLVQIPCIERNGMASVKAVTAARMALRGDGRHHVSLDKAIKTMKETGADMKIKYKETSRGGLAVNVIEC, encoded by the coding sequence GTGGCCATCAGCGTCTTCGACCTCTTCTCCATCGGCATCGGCCCGTCGAGTTCCCACACCGTCGGCCCGATGCGCGCCGCCCGGATGTTCGCCCGCCGCCTGAAGTCCGAGGACCTGCTGACCGGGGTGGCGAGCGTCCGCGCCGAGCTCTTCGGCTCGCTGGGCGCCACCGGCCACGGCCACGGCACCCCGAAGGCCGTCCTGCTGGGCCTGGAGGGCAACTCCCCCCGCACGGTCGACGTCGACCAGGCCGACCGGGACGTCGAGCGGATCACCGCCGAGAAGCGGCTCGACCTGCTCGGCGCCCACCCGATCGACTTCGACCCGGGCACCCAGCTGATCCTGCACCGGCGCCGCTCGCTGCCGTACCACGCCAACGGGATGACCCTCTGGGCCTTCGACGCCGACGGCGGCCTGCTGCTGGAGAAGACCTACTACTCGGTCGGCGGCGGCTTCGTCGTCGACGAGGACGCGCTGGGCGCGGACCGCGTGAAGCCGGACGACACCGTGCTGAAGTACCCCTTCCGCACCGGCGACGAGCTGCTCCGCCTCAGCCGCGAGACCGGCCTGTCCATCTCCGGCCTGATGCTGGAGAACGAGAAGGCCTGGCGCAGCGAGGAGGAGATCCGGGCCGGGCTGCTGGAGATCTGGCGCGTCATGCAGGAGTGCGTGCGGGCCGGGATGTCCCGCGAGGGCATCCTCCCCGGCGGCCTCAAGGTGCGCCGCCGCGCCGCCTCGGGCGCCCGCGCCCTGCGCGCCGAGGGCATCGGCCCGGCCAACGCCATGGAGTGGGTGACTCTCTACGCGATGGCCGTCAACGAGGAGAACGCCTCCGGCCGCCGGGTCGTCACCGCGCCCACCAACGGCGCGGCCGGGATCATCCCCGCCGTGCTGCACTACTACCTGAACTTCATCCCGGGCGCGGACGAGGACGGCATCGTCCGCTTCCTGCTCGCCGCCGGTGCGATCGGCATGCTCTTCAAGGAGAACGCCTCGATCTCCGGCGCCGAGGTGGGCTGCCAGGGCGAGGTCGGCTCCGCCTGCTCGATGGCGGCCGGCGGCCTCGCCGAGGTCCTCGGCGGTTCCCCCGAGCAGGTCGAGAACGCCGCCGAGATCGGCATCGAGCACAACCTGGGCCTCACCTGCGACCCGGTCGGCGGCCTGGTCCAGATCCCCTGCATCGAGCGCAACGGCATGGCCTCGGTCAAGGCCGTCACCGCCGCCCGGATGGCCCTGCGCGGCGACGGCCGCCACCACGTCTCCCTCGACAAGGCGATCAAGACCATGAAGGAGACCGGCGCCGACATGAAGATCAAGTACAAGGAGACCTCGCGCGGCGGCCTCGCCGTCAACGTCATCGAGTGCTAG
- the glyA gene encoding serine hydroxymethyltransferase produces the protein MTVLNQSLHSLDPEIAAAVDAELHRQQTTLEMIASENFAPVAVMEAQGSVLTNKYAEGYPGRRYYGGCEHVDVVEQIAIDRIKALFGAEHANVQPHSGAQANAAAMFALIQPGDTILGLSLAHGGHLTHGMKINFSGKLYNVAAYHVDDKTGQVDMAEVERLAKEHQPKLIIAGWSAYPRQLDFAAFRRIADEVGALLMVDMAHFAGLVAAGLHPNPVPYADVVTTTTHKTLGGPRGGVILSKAEWAKKINSAVFPGQQGGPLEHVIAGKAVAFKVAASEEFKERQQRTLDGARILAERLLQADVAEAGASVLSGGTDVHLVLVDLRNSQLDGQQAEDRLHEVGITVNRNAIPNDPRPPMVTSGLRIGTPALATRGFQAEDFREVADIIAEALKPAFDETVATALKARVTALAEKYPLYPNL, from the coding sequence ATGACGGTTCTCAACCAGTCCCTGCACTCGCTCGACCCGGAGATCGCCGCCGCGGTCGACGCCGAGCTGCACCGCCAGCAGACCACCCTGGAAATGATCGCCTCCGAGAACTTCGCCCCGGTGGCGGTCATGGAGGCCCAGGGCTCGGTGCTGACCAACAAGTACGCCGAGGGCTACCCGGGCCGCCGCTACTACGGTGGCTGCGAGCACGTCGACGTGGTCGAGCAGATCGCGATCGACCGGATCAAGGCCCTGTTCGGCGCCGAGCACGCCAACGTCCAGCCGCACTCCGGCGCGCAGGCCAACGCCGCCGCGATGTTCGCGCTGATCCAGCCGGGCGACACCATCCTGGGTCTGAGCCTGGCCCACGGCGGTCACCTGACCCACGGCATGAAGATCAACTTCTCCGGCAAGCTCTACAACGTCGCCGCGTACCACGTGGACGACAAGACCGGCCAGGTCGACATGGCCGAGGTCGAGCGCCTCGCCAAGGAGCACCAGCCGAAGCTGATCATCGCCGGCTGGTCCGCCTACCCCCGTCAGCTGGACTTCGCCGCGTTCCGCCGGATCGCCGACGAGGTCGGCGCCCTGCTGATGGTCGACATGGCGCACTTCGCCGGTCTGGTCGCCGCGGGCCTGCACCCCAACCCGGTGCCGTACGCGGACGTGGTCACCACCACCACGCACAAGACCCTGGGCGGCCCGCGCGGCGGCGTCATCCTCTCCAAGGCCGAGTGGGCCAAGAAGATCAACTCCGCGGTCTTCCCCGGCCAGCAGGGCGGCCCGCTGGAGCACGTGATCGCCGGCAAGGCCGTCGCCTTCAAGGTCGCCGCCTCCGAGGAGTTCAAGGAGCGCCAGCAGCGCACCCTGGACGGCGCCCGGATCCTGGCCGAGCGCCTGCTGCAGGCCGACGTCGCCGAGGCCGGCGCCTCGGTGCTGTCCGGCGGCACCGACGTCCACCTGGTCCTGGTCGACCTGCGCAACAGCCAGCTCGACGGCCAGCAGGCCGAGGACCGGCTGCACGAGGTCGGCATCACGGTCAACCGCAACGCCATCCCGAACGACCCGCGCCCGCCGATGGTCACCTCCGGCCTGCGGATCGGCACCCCGGCCCTGGCCACCCGCGGCTTCCAGGCCGAGGACTTCCGCGAGGTCGCCGACATCATCGCCGAGGCGCTGAAGCCCGCCTTCGACGAGACCGTCGCCACCGCGCTGAAGGCCCGGGTCACCGCCCTCGCCGAGAAGTACCCGCTCTACCCGAACCTGTAG
- the gcvH gene encoding glycine cleavage system protein GcvH has translation MSNPQHLQYTKEHEWLTAVEDGVSTVGITAHAADALGDIVYVQLPEVGETVTAGETCGELESTKSVSDLYSPVTGEITEVNQDVLDDNSLVNSAPFEGGWLFKVRVESTDELLSADEYNALTNPA, from the coding sequence ATGAGCAACCCCCAGCACCTGCAGTACACCAAGGAGCACGAGTGGCTGACCGCCGTCGAGGACGGTGTCTCCACGGTCGGCATCACCGCCCACGCCGCCGACGCGCTCGGTGACATCGTCTACGTGCAGCTGCCCGAGGTCGGCGAGACCGTGACCGCCGGTGAGACCTGTGGCGAGCTGGAGTCCACCAAGTCGGTCAGCGACCTGTACTCGCCGGTCACCGGCGAGATCACCGAGGTCAACCAGGACGTCCTGGACGACAACTCCCTGGTCAACAGCGCCCCGTTCGAGGGTGGCTGGCTGTTCAAGGTGCGCGTCGAGTCGACCGACGAGCTGCTCAGCGCCGACGAGTACAACGCCCTGACCAACCCGGCCTGA